GTCTGTGAGGGACGTTCGAAGATCCTTGTTGCATCGTATCATCATTCGTAGACAGTGCGCCAGATTCTCTTGACAGACGGCTGGGGAACAGTCTCGACGCTGCATCAGGACGGTTCGAGCCACCATCTGGATTCCGTATTCCTGGCGACAGAAACGGCATTCGGAGCAACGCATCCAGGTCATGCCCTGGGTTGGGTTGGTCATTGCCGGGACCGTTGCTCGCCGGAACCAATCTGACACCTACAACGACCAGGGTGACTGTACGTCCTTCAGCTTCAGTGCCCTCTGGTTGGTTATCAACATCCATTCCATCCGCTTGGTTATTGACATTATCTGACCCTGTTGAGGTCCGGTTCGTAGCGTCAGCCCTTGCAGGATCCGAGTTGGCAAATCGAAACACCCGCAAGAAATTGAGCGGAGGCGAAGGGCCACCCTCTCCAGCAGGATTTGGCGCATCACTAGGGTTCGCTTGTGTAGACGTGGCATTGTGGAGACTTTGAATGAAGTTCTCCAATGAGCCATTTAATCCATCATTACCGAGAGCCTGGATATTCGGGAGCACCGGACTAGTTGAGCCAGAGAGTTGGGCTGCAATCGCAGCGGCAGCCAGCTGTAGGACTCGCGACATAGGCATTTGTTCTTCTCGCCGCAAAACTCGGGAAGGCTGCGCCCGCAAGAAACTAGGAATTTGCCGTGTATTCGTCACTTCTTGTGCAGACTGATTAGATGCAGGAGAGTCTGGACGAGTATGCCGTACTGCCGGTTCAACCGAATCGAGTTCATGAGCCCCATGAGGCTCATCAAAATCCATACGGCTATCCAACTCTGTCGAAGGAGGGAAGAGAGGATAAGGGCCATCACCAGGAGAAGATGGGCGCACTGCACCCTCGCCCTCGGTGTTAGGGGACGATATGCCCGTGGACGGTTGGCCGAGCATTTGAGACAGTGGGTTGGATAACGAGCGCCGAACACGATGGAGCCGAGCACTTCGACGCCAGGATCCTCTGTTCGACTCTCGGGCACGTTCGGAGGCAGGATCGGGGTAAGCTGAAGGCGTAGACGTGTCTGGAGCCAGAGTTGGATCACTCCGCGGTATGAAATAAGGCGCTCGAAGTGAACGCCTGGTAATGCCTCTAGAGCCCAGGGAATTGAAGGGGCTGAAGCGACTGCTATTATGGGCCACCTCGCTCCTCGGTGTAGATCTTGAAACGCCATGTCGATGAGCGTGTCCCTCCGCAGGTGTCTCTTCCTCACTGCTTAGCAGCCCGCGGATAACCGAATTTGGCAATATTCTGGACCCTAATCTCGACATGGTAGACTGCCTCCTCGCGGTCATGCGGGCAAAGGTTGCAGAGCGGTAATCTTGGTAGTCCTGTTGATGGCCTAGGTCAAAAACCGATCCATTTTCTCCACGCGTGTTTCCCAAATGATTGGTTCGCCAGCTGTCCGAAAAAGTAGACTGTCCCGATAGCTCTGCGGCTGTCCCTGGTTGGACTGAAGGTGCAGTTTGCATATTGTCATTGAATATTTCCGTCCTTGAAGGATGGCCGGCATCCCCAGTTTGCTCGAAATGTCGCCTGTCGCTCATAGCTTCATGTCTATGCTCCCATCCACGTGCTGTTCGAAAAAGTAAATGATCTGAAAGGCTGCGGCGATGGTCTCTTTGTGTAGACGAAGACTGTCCCATAGTAACAGCGTGGGAGCCGGTGGACGTAAATGGGGCTTCAAAAAGCGCCTACGTCCATGGAAAAGTAGGTATctataaaagaaaaagaagaaaaatcaGTTGGATTCGAAGCAAGTTAAATGGGAAGGAGATGGCGTGAAGCAAATGACATTGAAGGAAGTAGTGGTCGGCACCCATACCCGCGCTTAGGAGGCGAAGCAGGCGCTTGATAAGGAAGGCGAGATTACAAACAAAGACGCACCATTAGAAAAGTCAACTGAGTGATACAGAAACCCCAGTATTCCAACGAAAGTAGACCCGATGTTCTTAGGACCGACCGTCGAGATTCGTTTGGATGCTGAGAGAAGGTAAGAGAATGTGAGGGAGAGTTCCAGTTGTCTAGTACACGATGTTaacaaataaaaaaaaaaaaaaacaaacacCAGTTTGCAATAGGTGCTAGAGGCGATTATCGGAAAGCTCAAACGGATTATTCGGGCCAAGGGCGCAGTAGTCGACAGCAAACGAGTCGTTGCTTGCAGGACGGCGGATTATGACTGAGGAAACCCCACGACAACCAAACCCGCGGTAATATCTTTATTTAAAGA
This region of Aspergillus chevalieri M1 DNA, chromosome 4, nearly complete sequence genomic DNA includes:
- a CDS encoding RING-H2 finger protein (COG:O;~EggNog:ENOG410PR2Z;~InterPro:IPR001841,IPR011016,IPR013083;~PFAM:PF17123,PF13923,PF00097,PF13639,PF12678;~go_function: GO:0008270 - zinc ion binding [Evidence IEA]); the protein is MGQSSSTQRDHRRSLSDHLLFRTARGWEHRHEAMSDRRHFEQTGDAGHPSRTEIFNDNMQTAPSVQPGTAAELSGQSTFSDSWRTNHLGNTRGENGSVFDLGHQQDYQDYRSATFARMTARRQSTMSRLGSRILPNSVIRGLLSSEEETPAEGHAHRHGVSRSTPRSEVAHNSSRFSPFNSLGSRGITRRSLRAPYFIPRSDPTLAPDTSTPSAYPDPASERARESNRGSWRRSARLHRVRRSLSNPLSQMLGQPSTGISSPNTEGEGAVRPSSPGDGPYPLFPPSTELDSRMDFDEPHGAHELDSVEPAVRHTRPDSPASNQSAQEVTNTRQIPSFLRAQPSRVLRREEQMPMSRVLQLAAAAIAAQLSGSTSPVLPNIQALGNDGLNGSLENFIQSLHNATSTQANPSDAPNPAGEGGPSPPLNFLRVFRFANSDPARADATNRTSTGSDNVNNQADGMDVDNQPEGTEAEGRTVTLVVVGVRLVPASNGPGNDQPNPGHDLDALLRMPFLSPGIRNPDGGSNRPDAASRLFPSRLSRESGALSTNDDTMQQGSSNVPHRLSDASIGSPLSSLPNSSPASPSGPHPPPSTPAEPGLSTSASGASTPSRRPSSTSAMSPNALPQVHENQSIQPSVEHAEEHAPLNTARQRRRSDSEYARHRGLGAGSNRRNGVVEPDNATPPVGRSWLIYVVGANVSENNLAFATPSLFTDNPTYEDMILLSSLLGPAKPPVATQEDVSSAGGLFRLVEYAGSLVAEAADGAGNIQIPEGDRCLICLSDYEAAEELRQLTKCQHVFHRDCIDQWLTTGRNSCPLCRGEGVTETQNTNPAQGPAMSGEI